The following are from one region of the Gossypium hirsutum isolate 1008001.06 chromosome D03, Gossypium_hirsutum_v2.1, whole genome shotgun sequence genome:
- the LOC107950712 gene encoding uncharacterized protein isoform X2 produces the protein MNTGAKQRGAKSEEERRARHAATCRQSRQRIKRKREQLEQEIPMLKTEFRKMKMEFENYKSKTELELQQLRRTIVEQKASEELMKQLFIHLMAYYGHNFGSFDQAVNWFASQNYAGGGQVSRASGAGLQNVNELVGSVQVPTIDLKHFMVDFDQQRFFGQDYTNVAASNAAGSAYTANHAVSSAAVWINAAADSSLGANHNLPEYGAMNNHNNLCNRDLAAGNKLSILHLLLWFILFIVFSLITPSTGQRNYMFFYFGGFVMLVNFSLDYKTR, from the exons ATGAACACAGGGGCCAAACAAAGAGGTGCCAAATCTGAGGAGGAGAGAAGGGCTAGACATGCCGCAACCTGTAGACAGTCTCGACAGAGAATCAAA AGGAAGCGTGAGCAACTTGAACAAGAGATCCCAATGTTGAAGACTGAATTCCGGAAGATGAAAATGGAGTTTGAGAATTACAAATCTAAAACAGAGCTTGAGCTCCAACAACTTAGGAGAACTATTGTGGAACAG AAAGCAAGCGAGGAATTGATGAAGCAACTCTTCATTCATTTGATGGCATACTAT GGGCATAACTTTGGTTCTTTTGACCAG GCGGTAAATTGGTTTGCGTCGCAGAATTATGCGGGAGGTGGTCAAGTTTCAAGAGCTTCTGGAGCTGGTTTACAGAATGTTAATGAATTGGTGGGATCAGTACAGGTTCCAACAATCGACCTTAAACATTTCATGGTTGATTTTGATCAGCAAAGGTTTTTTG GCCAGGACTATACCAACGTTGCTGCCTCTAATGCTGCTGGTTCCGCATATACTGCAAATCATGCTGTCTCCTCTGCTGCAG TTTGGATTAATGCTGCTGCTGACTCTTCCTTGGGTGCAAATCATAACTTGCCTGAGTATGGTGCCATGAACAATCACAATAACCTTTGCAACAGAGACCTTGCTGCGGGTAATAAATTGAGTATTTTGCATTTATTGCTTTGGTTTATCTTGTTTATTGTATTTTCTTTAATTACCCCCTCCACTGGGCAAAGAaattacatgtttttctatttcgggGGGTTTGTTATGTTGGTTAATTTCAGTCTTGATTACAAGACAAGGTAA
- the LOC107950712 gene encoding uncharacterized protein isoform X1: protein MNTGAKQRGAKSEEERRARHAATCRQSRQRIKRKREQLEQEIPMLKTEFRKMKMEFENYKSKTELELQQLRRTIVEQKASEELMKQLFIHLMAYYGHNFGSFDQAVNWFASQNYAGGGQVSRASGAGLQNVNELVGSVQVPTIDLKHFMVDFDQQRFFGQDYTNVAASNAAGSAYTANHAVSSAAGLHSSVWINAAADSSLGANHNLPEYGAMNNHNNLCNRDLAAGNKLSILHLLLWFILFIVFSLITPSTGQRNYMFFYFGGFVMLVNFSLDYKTR, encoded by the exons ATGAACACAGGGGCCAAACAAAGAGGTGCCAAATCTGAGGAGGAGAGAAGGGCTAGACATGCCGCAACCTGTAGACAGTCTCGACAGAGAATCAAA AGGAAGCGTGAGCAACTTGAACAAGAGATCCCAATGTTGAAGACTGAATTCCGGAAGATGAAAATGGAGTTTGAGAATTACAAATCTAAAACAGAGCTTGAGCTCCAACAACTTAGGAGAACTATTGTGGAACAG AAAGCAAGCGAGGAATTGATGAAGCAACTCTTCATTCATTTGATGGCATACTAT GGGCATAACTTTGGTTCTTTTGACCAG GCGGTAAATTGGTTTGCGTCGCAGAATTATGCGGGAGGTGGTCAAGTTTCAAGAGCTTCTGGAGCTGGTTTACAGAATGTTAATGAATTGGTGGGATCAGTACAGGTTCCAACAATCGACCTTAAACATTTCATGGTTGATTTTGATCAGCAAAGGTTTTTTG GCCAGGACTATACCAACGTTGCTGCCTCTAATGCTGCTGGTTCCGCATATACTGCAAATCATGCTGTCTCCTCTGCTGCAGGTTTGCATTCGTCAG TTTGGATTAATGCTGCTGCTGACTCTTCCTTGGGTGCAAATCATAACTTGCCTGAGTATGGTGCCATGAACAATCACAATAACCTTTGCAACAGAGACCTTGCTGCGGGTAATAAATTGAGTATTTTGCATTTATTGCTTTGGTTTATCTTGTTTATTGTATTTTCTTTAATTACCCCCTCCACTGGGCAAAGAaattacatgtttttctatttcgggGGGTTTGTTATGTTGGTTAATTTCAGTCTTGATTACAAGACAAGGTAA
- the LOC107950712 gene encoding uncharacterized protein isoform X3, translated as MNTGAKQRGAKSEEERRARHAATCRQSRQRIKRKREQLEQEIPMLKTEFRKMKMEFENYKSKTELELQQLRRTIVEQKASEELMKQLFIHLMAYYGHNFGSFDQAVNWFASQNYAGGGQVSRASGAGLQNVNELVGSVQVPTIDLKHFMVDFDQQRFFGQDYTNVAASNAAGSAYTANHAVSSAAGLHSSVWINAAADSSLGANHNLPEYGAMNNHNNLCNRDLAAGVSTITGSSSGANPTQVFGSINNNEKNDGLFDIVKFYLQS; from the exons ATGAACACAGGGGCCAAACAAAGAGGTGCCAAATCTGAGGAGGAGAGAAGGGCTAGACATGCCGCAACCTGTAGACAGTCTCGACAGAGAATCAAA AGGAAGCGTGAGCAACTTGAACAAGAGATCCCAATGTTGAAGACTGAATTCCGGAAGATGAAAATGGAGTTTGAGAATTACAAATCTAAAACAGAGCTTGAGCTCCAACAACTTAGGAGAACTATTGTGGAACAG AAAGCAAGCGAGGAATTGATGAAGCAACTCTTCATTCATTTGATGGCATACTAT GGGCATAACTTTGGTTCTTTTGACCAG GCGGTAAATTGGTTTGCGTCGCAGAATTATGCGGGAGGTGGTCAAGTTTCAAGAGCTTCTGGAGCTGGTTTACAGAATGTTAATGAATTGGTGGGATCAGTACAGGTTCCAACAATCGACCTTAAACATTTCATGGTTGATTTTGATCAGCAAAGGTTTTTTG GCCAGGACTATACCAACGTTGCTGCCTCTAATGCTGCTGGTTCCGCATATACTGCAAATCATGCTGTCTCCTCTGCTGCAGGTTTGCATTCGTCAG TTTGGATTAATGCTGCTGCTGACTCTTCCTTGGGTGCAAATCATAACTTGCCTGAGTATGGTGCCATGAACAATCACAATAACCTTTGCAACAGAGACCTTGCTGCGG gaGTTTCGACTATTACTGGCTCCTCGTCGGGGGCAAATCCTACTCAGGTGTTTGGTTCCATAAATAATAATGAGAAAAATGATGGTCTTTTCGACATTGTTAAATTCTATCTTCAGAGTTAG
- the LOC107950712 gene encoding uncharacterized protein isoform X4, whose protein sequence is MNTGAKQRGAKSEEERRARHAATCRQSRQRIKRKREQLEQEIPMLKTEFRKMKMEFENYKSKTELELQQLRRTIVEQKASEELMKQLFIHLMAYYGHNFGSFDQAVNWFASQNYAGGGQVSRASGAGLQNVNELVGSVQVPTIDLKHFMVDFDQQRFFGQDYTNVAASNAAGSAYTANHAVSSAAVWINAAADSSLGANHNLPEYGAMNNHNNLCNRDLAAGVSTITGSSSGANPTQVFGSINNNEKNDGLFDIVKFYLQS, encoded by the exons ATGAACACAGGGGCCAAACAAAGAGGTGCCAAATCTGAGGAGGAGAGAAGGGCTAGACATGCCGCAACCTGTAGACAGTCTCGACAGAGAATCAAA AGGAAGCGTGAGCAACTTGAACAAGAGATCCCAATGTTGAAGACTGAATTCCGGAAGATGAAAATGGAGTTTGAGAATTACAAATCTAAAACAGAGCTTGAGCTCCAACAACTTAGGAGAACTATTGTGGAACAG AAAGCAAGCGAGGAATTGATGAAGCAACTCTTCATTCATTTGATGGCATACTAT GGGCATAACTTTGGTTCTTTTGACCAG GCGGTAAATTGGTTTGCGTCGCAGAATTATGCGGGAGGTGGTCAAGTTTCAAGAGCTTCTGGAGCTGGTTTACAGAATGTTAATGAATTGGTGGGATCAGTACAGGTTCCAACAATCGACCTTAAACATTTCATGGTTGATTTTGATCAGCAAAGGTTTTTTG GCCAGGACTATACCAACGTTGCTGCCTCTAATGCTGCTGGTTCCGCATATACTGCAAATCATGCTGTCTCCTCTGCTGCAG TTTGGATTAATGCTGCTGCTGACTCTTCCTTGGGTGCAAATCATAACTTGCCTGAGTATGGTGCCATGAACAATCACAATAACCTTTGCAACAGAGACCTTGCTGCGG gaGTTTCGACTATTACTGGCTCCTCGTCGGGGGCAAATCCTACTCAGGTGTTTGGTTCCATAAATAATAATGAGAAAAATGATGGTCTTTTCGACATTGTTAAATTCTATCTTCAGAGTTAG